The Metabacillus litoralis genome contains a region encoding:
- the rnr gene encoding ribonuclease R, producing MDQEIQVHIDKLLSFMKEEAYKPLTVQELEQAFGIEDSTEFKDFVKALVVMEDQGLVVRTRSNRYGLPEKMNLIKGKLIGHSKGFAFVDPEDPALDDIFIPPTELKTAMHGDVVMVRVSASTGGTRQEGTIVRILERGITEVVGTYTESKNFGFVVPDDKKIANDIFIPKNASKGAVEGHKVVVKLTTYPEGRMSAEGEVIDILGHKNDPGVDILSVIHKHGLPGPFPVEALEQANDVPETIREEDLKDRRDLRNETIVTIDGADAKDLDDAVTVTKLDNGHYKLGVHIADVSHYVTEKSPIDREALDRATSVYLVDRVIPMIPHRLSNGICSLNPKVDRLTLSCEMEIDEKGTVVKHEIFQSVIKTTERMTYSDVNKILEDRDEELLQKYEGLIPMFEQMGELAAILRQKRMERGAIDFDFKEAKVLVDKEGKPTEVVIRERSVAERLIEEFMLLANETVAEHFHWMNVPFIYRIHEDPNAEKLQRFLQFITNFGYSVKGAGNEIHPRALQNILEEVQGTPEETVISTVMLRSMKQAKYDPESLGHFGLATEFYTHFTSPIRRYPDLIVHRLIRTYLIEGKVDEETRAHWAESLPVIAEQSSNMERRAVEAERETDELKKAEYMLDKIGEEYDGMISSVTNFGMFVELPNTIEGLIHVSYMTDDYYRYDEQHYAMIGERTGNVYRIGDEITVRVVNVNKDERAIDFEIVGMKGTRRRPEKDKPKVIIAGKGRKDSNGRGGGNNGKTYGNDKDGEWSTRPPRKKKKKHFENAPKAKRKKKR from the coding sequence ATGGATCAAGAAATTCAAGTACATATTGATAAACTGCTTTCATTTATGAAAGAGGAAGCTTATAAGCCCCTAACTGTTCAAGAGCTTGAACAAGCATTTGGAATAGAAGATTCAACAGAGTTTAAAGATTTTGTAAAAGCATTAGTTGTCATGGAGGACCAGGGCCTCGTTGTTAGAACAAGAAGCAACCGTTATGGCTTGCCAGAAAAAATGAATTTAATTAAAGGAAAGCTAATTGGTCACTCAAAAGGCTTTGCTTTTGTTGACCCTGAGGACCCGGCTTTAGATGATATCTTTATTCCGCCTACTGAATTGAAAACAGCTATGCACGGTGATGTTGTTATGGTCAGAGTCAGTGCAAGCACAGGTGGGACAAGACAAGAAGGAACGATTGTCCGTATTTTAGAGCGAGGAATAACAGAGGTTGTTGGTACTTATACGGAAAGCAAAAATTTCGGTTTTGTTGTTCCTGATGATAAAAAAATCGCCAATGATATTTTCATTCCAAAAAATGCATCAAAGGGTGCTGTTGAGGGACATAAGGTTGTTGTAAAACTAACAACATATCCTGAAGGACGCATGAGTGCAGAAGGTGAAGTTATTGACATTCTAGGTCATAAAAATGATCCAGGTGTTGATATTTTATCTGTTATTCATAAGCACGGACTGCCTGGCCCATTCCCAGTCGAAGCACTTGAGCAAGCAAATGATGTTCCGGAGACGATTAGAGAAGAAGATCTAAAGGATCGCCGTGATTTAAGAAATGAAACAATTGTGACAATTGATGGTGCCGATGCAAAAGATCTAGATGATGCTGTTACAGTGACAAAATTAGATAATGGCCACTATAAGCTTGGTGTTCATATTGCCGATGTTAGTCATTATGTAACAGAGAAGTCTCCAATTGATCGCGAAGCATTAGATCGTGCGACAAGTGTGTATCTTGTTGACCGTGTTATTCCAATGATTCCACATCGTTTATCAAATGGAATTTGTTCATTAAATCCTAAAGTGGATCGTTTAACACTTTCTTGTGAGATGGAAATCGATGAAAAAGGTACAGTTGTTAAACATGAAATTTTCCAAAGTGTGATTAAAACGACAGAGCGTATGACGTACTCTGATGTTAATAAAATATTAGAAGACCGTGATGAAGAGCTTCTCCAAAAATATGAAGGCCTTATTCCAATGTTTGAACAAATGGGTGAGCTTGCAGCGATTCTGCGCCAAAAGCGTATGGAGCGTGGCGCTATTGATTTTGATTTTAAAGAAGCAAAGGTTCTTGTAGACAAAGAAGGAAAGCCAACAGAGGTTGTAATTCGCGAACGCTCAGTAGCAGAGCGTCTAATTGAAGAATTTATGCTACTTGCCAATGAAACAGTAGCTGAGCACTTCCATTGGATGAATGTACCGTTTATTTACCGTATTCATGAAGATCCAAATGCTGAAAAATTACAACGATTCCTTCAGTTTATTACGAACTTTGGGTACTCAGTAAAAGGTGCAGGAAATGAAATTCATCCAAGAGCATTGCAAAATATTTTAGAAGAAGTACAGGGTACACCAGAAGAAACAGTTATTTCAACAGTCATGCTCCGTTCGATGAAGCAGGCGAAGTACGATCCTGAAAGCTTAGGTCACTTTGGACTGGCTACGGAGTTTTACACACACTTTACATCACCAATTCGTCGTTACCCTGATTTAATTGTGCATCGCTTAATCCGCACATATTTAATAGAAGGAAAAGTTGATGAAGAAACTCGAGCTCATTGGGCGGAAAGCTTACCTGTCATCGCCGAACAATCCTCCAATATGGAACGAAGAGCTGTAGAAGCAGAGCGTGAAACAGATGAACTGAAAAAAGCAGAGTACATGCTTGATAAAATTGGTGAAGAATATGACGGTATGATCAGTTCTGTTACGAACTTTGGTATGTTCGTTGAGCTTCCAAATACAATAGAAGGTCTTATTCACGTCAGCTATATGACAGATGATTATTACCGATATGATGAGCAGCATTATGCGATGATTGGGGAACGCACTGGTAATGTCTATAGAATTGGTGACGAAATCACTGTACGCGTAGTAAATGTAAACAAAGACGAGCGCGCAATTGATTTCGAAATTGTTGGTATGAAAGGGACAAGAAGACGTCCTGAAAAAGACAAACCAAAAGTCATCATTGCTGGTAAAGGAAGAAAAGATTCCAATGGTCGTGGCGGCGGTAATAACGGCAAGACATATGGAAATGACAAAGATGGCGAATGGTCTACACGTCCTCCTCGTAAAAAGAAGAAAAAGCACTTTGAAAATGCACCAAAAGCAAAACGTAAGAAAAAGCGCTAA
- a CDS encoding alpha/beta hydrolase, producing the protein MKRVLPKPFTFEGGDRAVLLLHGFTGNTADVRMLARFLSEKGYTCHAPQYKGHGVPPEELVHTGPEDWWKDVQEGYEHLKSMGFEDIAVGGLSLGGVFSLKLGYTLPVKGIIPMCAPMYIKSEEVMYQGVLEYARNYKKFEGKSPEEIEEEMKEFEKTPMNTLKALQELIADVRNNVDMIYSPTFVAQGRHDHMINTDSANIIYNEVENDHKQIKWYEESGHVLTLDKERDQLHEDVYQFLESLDW; encoded by the coding sequence ATGAAAAGAGTTTTGCCAAAGCCGTTTACATTTGAAGGCGGCGATCGAGCTGTTTTATTATTACATGGATTTACAGGGAACACAGCGGATGTTCGAATGCTTGCACGCTTTCTTAGTGAAAAAGGCTATACATGTCATGCGCCACAATATAAAGGCCACGGTGTACCGCCAGAAGAGCTCGTTCATACAGGTCCTGAAGATTGGTGGAAGGATGTACAAGAAGGGTATGAGCATCTGAAAAGCATGGGATTTGAGGACATAGCTGTTGGGGGATTATCACTTGGTGGAGTTTTCTCATTAAAATTGGGTTACACTTTACCTGTAAAGGGAATTATCCCAATGTGTGCGCCAATGTACATTAAAAGTGAGGAAGTTATGTACCAAGGAGTTCTCGAATATGCGAGAAATTATAAAAAGTTTGAAGGGAAGTCTCCTGAGGAAATAGAAGAGGAGATGAAGGAGTTTGAGAAGACTCCAATGAATACACTAAAAGCCTTACAAGAGTTAATTGCAGATGTCCGAAATAATGTAGATATGATCTATTCACCAACGTTTGTGGCACAAGGTAGACATGATCATATGATTAACACGGACAGTGCAAATATTATCTACAATGAAGTAGAAAATGATCATAAACAAATAAAGTGGTACGAGGAATCTGGACATGTGTTAACACTTGATAAAGAACGTGATCAACTCCATGAGGATGTGTATCAATTTTTAGAAAGCCTTGATTGGTAA
- the secG gene encoding preprotein translocase subunit SecG — protein sequence MHTALIILLVIVSVALITVVLLQSGKSAGLSGAISGGAEQLFGKQKARGLDLVLHRITIVLSVLFFVLTVLVAYVVQ from the coding sequence ATGCATACAGCATTAATTATTCTACTTGTTATCGTTTCAGTTGCTTTAATTACAGTTGTATTATTACAATCTGGTAAAAGCGCAGGGTTATCAGGGGCAATCTCTGGTGGAGCTGAGCAGCTTTTTGGAAAACAAAAAGCTCGTGGACTTGACTTAGTTTTACACCGTATTACAATCGTACTATCTGTTTTATTCTTTGTTTTAACTGTTTTAGTGGCATATGTTGTTCAATAA
- a CDS encoding ABC transporter ATP-binding protein — MSTQIRNLMKKFGSFKALHDINLEINSGEFVAILGPSGCGKTTLLRLLAGFDSPTSGEILIDKQELATTKFFLPPEKRNIGMVFQSFALWPHMNVKDHIRFPLKHQQFLSEDLKINIDSRVDEVLKMVDLLHLGDRMPNELSGGQKQRVALARAIAPKPALLLMDEPLSSLDAELRMSMRKEIKQLHQLTKASIVYVTHDQSEALAMADRIVVMNKGRIEQVGTPKEIYSYPTSTFVASFVGKANLIQGKWEGNTFYPLDDPTIKWGNTDVTSELKNKGIFPARPEQLEISLNEGGLEGIVTSVQYQGKEIHYTVTIKEEEQWVIHQDISKGFSVGEQVFIHLKINQNTTDGIKQLAYV; from the coding sequence ATGAGTACTCAAATTAGAAATTTAATGAAAAAGTTTGGTTCGTTTAAGGCACTACATGATATTAACCTAGAAATTAATTCGGGAGAGTTTGTTGCCATTTTGGGTCCTTCTGGTTGTGGGAAAACAACCTTATTACGATTATTAGCGGGATTTGATTCTCCAACATCAGGTGAAATATTAATAGATAAGCAGGAATTAGCAACTACGAAATTTTTCTTGCCCCCTGAAAAGCGTAATATTGGAATGGTTTTTCAATCTTTTGCTTTATGGCCTCATATGAATGTAAAAGATCACATTCGTTTTCCTTTAAAGCATCAACAGTTCTTAAGTGAAGATCTTAAAATAAACATTGATTCGAGAGTGGATGAGGTATTAAAAATGGTAGATTTGCTTCATTTAGGAGATCGGATGCCAAATGAACTCTCAGGTGGACAAAAGCAAAGGGTTGCCTTGGCGAGGGCTATTGCACCAAAACCCGCATTACTTTTGATGGATGAACCATTAAGTAGTTTAGATGCTGAGTTACGAATGTCTATGCGAAAGGAAATAAAACAGCTGCATCAACTAACAAAAGCTTCAATTGTATATGTGACTCATGATCAAAGTGAAGCTTTGGCAATGGCTGATAGAATCGTTGTCATGAACAAGGGGAGGATTGAACAAGTAGGAACACCAAAAGAAATTTATAGCTACCCAACATCAACATTTGTAGCCTCCTTTGTTGGTAAAGCGAACTTGATCCAAGGGAAGTGGGAAGGGAATACATTTTATCCATTAGATGATCCTACAATAAAATGGGGAAATACCGATGTAACCTCAGAATTAAAGAATAAAGGCATTTTTCCAGCGCGTCCGGAGCAACTTGAGATTTCGTTAAATGAAGGTGGTCTAGAGGGTATTGTCACAAGCGTGCAATATCAAGGTAAAGAAATTCACTACACAGTAACAATTAAAGAAGAGGAGCAATGGGTGATACATCAAGATATTAGTAAAGGATTTTCAGTAGGGGAACAAGTATTTATTCATTTGAAAATCAATCAAAATACTACTGATGGGATTAAACAGTTAGCCTACGTGTAA
- a CDS encoding ABC transporter permease, whose protein sequence is MNNKHWFLIGLLFIVIFFVMPIFRLFFLSLSSDNGFTISNYTSVLQDQTTWTTVKNTVYIVLGSSFIAIVLGIFTAWIVAYTNIRNKNIIQLFIFLPFIIPSYITTLAWTQFMSKNGFLAKFLSIFPGSIEPINMYSILGIILVMGLTNYPLVYLLTVGVFRKIPRDLEYAARVSGSSKWQSFKKITLPLALPGIASGGFLAFIASLDNFGIPAFLGIPGNIRVLSTYIYEQIVGMGPNSFERAATLSVILGLIALLGTYLQWILLKKSKTIETTVEDKEPRYFLNKKKRLTLEVFLWAFLLMTTLVPFVSMLTASLIKAYGLPFVIDNISFKNYQFVLLENQKATTSLINSTKLALITTCFCAVVGTCIAYVRTKKPTFLNKSIELIIGIPYALPGTVLALAMIFAWMEPIPGWNPGIYGSIIILLIAYITRFLVLQIRGSMTAFMQVDPSIEEAARVSGSNGYFKWKQILLPLIIPGVLSGALFVFLSALTELTVSSLLWSSGTETIGLVIFNFEQAGYSTYSTAFSCIVVLLILLTFFILHFLQKRWNRKVLHNEYSN, encoded by the coding sequence GTGAATAATAAACATTGGTTCTTAATCGGTTTATTATTTATCGTTATTTTTTTTGTTATGCCTATATTTAGGCTATTCTTTTTAAGCCTCTCTTCTGATAACGGCTTTACAATAAGCAATTATACGTCGGTCCTCCAAGATCAAACAACATGGACGACAGTGAAAAATACGGTTTATATTGTATTAGGTTCTTCATTCATAGCTATTGTTTTAGGAATCTTCACAGCTTGGATCGTTGCTTATACCAACATTAGAAATAAAAATATCATCCAATTATTCATCTTTTTACCCTTTATTATACCTTCTTACATTACAACATTAGCATGGACTCAATTTATGAGTAAAAATGGTTTTCTAGCAAAATTCCTATCTATATTTCCAGGATCAATTGAGCCAATAAATATGTATAGCATACTAGGAATTATTCTAGTTATGGGGTTAACAAATTATCCACTTGTTTATTTATTAACTGTAGGGGTTTTTAGGAAAATTCCTCGTGATCTTGAATATGCAGCAAGGGTTTCAGGTTCTAGTAAGTGGCAATCTTTTAAGAAAATAACTTTACCACTTGCATTACCTGGTATAGCTAGTGGCGGATTTTTAGCTTTTATTGCAAGCCTTGATAACTTTGGAATACCTGCATTTCTTGGTATTCCAGGAAATATTAGAGTGCTTAGTACATATATTTATGAACAAATTGTTGGCATGGGACCTAATTCATTTGAACGGGCAGCAACATTATCAGTTATTTTAGGATTAATTGCTTTACTAGGTACTTATCTACAGTGGATTCTACTAAAAAAATCTAAAACGATAGAAACAACAGTTGAAGATAAAGAACCACGATATTTTTTAAATAAGAAAAAACGTTTAACTCTAGAAGTGTTTTTATGGGCTTTCTTACTTATGACAACATTGGTTCCATTTGTTTCTATGCTAACAGCTTCTCTTATAAAAGCATATGGTTTACCGTTTGTTATAGACAACATAAGTTTTAAAAATTATCAATTTGTATTATTGGAAAATCAAAAAGCAACCACTTCTTTAATAAATAGTACCAAGTTAGCACTTATTACTACGTGTTTTTGTGCTGTAGTAGGTACATGTATCGCATACGTTAGAACAAAAAAACCTACATTTTTAAACAAGAGTATAGAGTTGATCATCGGGATTCCTTATGCATTACCAGGTACGGTGCTAGCTCTGGCTATGATTTTTGCTTGGATGGAACCTATTCCAGGTTGGAATCCCGGTATCTACGGATCCATTATTATTTTGTTAATTGCTTATATCACTCGTTTTCTTGTTTTACAAATACGGGGAAGCATGACAGCGTTTATGCAAGTGGATCCTTCCATTGAAGAAGCCGCAAGAGTGAGTGGCTCGAATGGTTATTTTAAATGGAAGCAAATTTTACTTCCTCTCATCATCCCTGGTGTTTTAAGTGGTGCATTGTTTGTCTTTTTATCGGCACTAACTGAGCTCACTGTTTCATCATTGTTATGGTCTAGTGGAACCGAGACTATAGGTCTAGTTATTTTTAACTTTGAACAAGCGGGTTATTCGACTTACTCAACAGCATTTTCTTGTATTGTTGTTCTATTAATCTTGTTAACCTTCTTCATACTCCATTTCTTACAGAAACGATGGAATCGAAAGGTGTTGCATAATGAGTACTCAAATTAG
- a CDS encoding ABC transporter substrate-binding protein, translating to MKKLKTGFLMSLLSLALVACGSEESSSNSDNTESNGETTETAIEGDLSFYTSQPDEDAQKLVDAFKEKYPEVNVQTYRSGTEEVISKIKAEKEAGDVQADVLLVADSVTFEDLKEEDMLLEYKSEELSEIPANLVDADGMYAGTKVMATALVVNTTNVTEMPDSWNVLTEESSKGQTIMPSPFYSGAAAYNLGVLTRNDEFGWGFYESLKANETTITQGNGAVLKAVADGEKSYGMVVDFIVARAAAEGSPVELVYPSEGVPVITEPIGIMKDVENEAAAKAFVDFVLSEEGQNLAAELGYTPIRKGIEAPEGLKSIEDMKVLDADINELYQSREEDKKEFESIFGQ from the coding sequence ATGAAAAAATTGAAAACGGGATTTCTAATGTCACTCTTATCACTTGCACTTGTAGCTTGTGGAAGTGAGGAAAGTAGCAGTAACAGTGATAATACTGAAAGCAATGGGGAAACAACAGAAACAGCGATTGAAGGAGATTTATCTTTTTATACGTCACAACCAGATGAAGATGCACAGAAGCTGGTAGATGCATTTAAAGAGAAATATCCAGAGGTAAATGTGCAAACATATCGTTCAGGTACCGAAGAAGTGATTAGTAAAATTAAGGCAGAGAAAGAAGCTGGGGATGTTCAGGCTGATGTATTGCTTGTAGCTGATTCTGTCACATTTGAAGACCTAAAAGAAGAAGATATGTTACTTGAATATAAGTCAGAGGAATTAAGTGAGATTCCTGCCAATTTAGTTGATGCTGATGGGATGTATGCAGGTACCAAGGTAATGGCCACAGCATTAGTAGTAAATACTACGAACGTAACTGAAATGCCAGATTCATGGAATGTGTTAACTGAGGAGAGCTCTAAGGGACAAACGATTATGCCAAGTCCATTTTACTCTGGGGCTGCAGCTTATAATCTTGGTGTTTTAACAAGAAATGATGAGTTTGGATGGGGTTTTTATGAAAGTTTAAAAGCTAATGAAACAACCATCACACAAGGAAATGGTGCTGTTCTTAAAGCAGTAGCAGATGGAGAAAAATCATATGGAATGGTTGTGGATTTTATTGTTGCACGTGCAGCTGCTGAAGGATCACCAGTTGAACTTGTTTATCCAAGTGAAGGAGTACCAGTTATTACTGAACCAATCGGTATTATGAAAGATGTTGAGAATGAAGCTGCAGCAAAGGCGTTTGTTGATTTTGTTCTGTCAGAAGAAGGTCAAAATCTAGCTGCGGAGTTAGGGTATACACCAATTCGTAAAGGTATTGAAGCCCCTGAAGGGTTAAAAAGTATTGAAGATATGAAAGTGTTAGATGCTGATATCAATGAATTATATCAATCAAGAGAAGAAGATAAAAAAGAATTTGAATCAATTTTTGGTCAATAA
- the surE gene encoding 5'/3'-nucleotidase SurE, producing the protein MKILVTNDDGVFAPGVEIMVEVLQHFGDVYVVCPDQERSAISHSITLRQPLKAKKVGNFPGTKGSWAVNGTTADCVKLALEVLLKDTPDFVFSGINMGPNLGRDLYYSGTIAGAAESSLYQVPSIAVSLDAFHDTTIKAGQVKSLFYEVVEVILQNKIPKGVFLNINLPNIPKELCEGVSIVPLDMELSRYRYVGLNDPHGQVYYWLKDELVSIPYPPETNDYGKLKQGFVTISPITIKTYEKRKIEQIERWFKSFKYKQHS; encoded by the coding sequence TTGCACCAGGTGTTGAAATAATGGTTGAGGTTCTTCAGCATTTTGGAGATGTGTATGTTGTCTGTCCTGATCAGGAGCGGAGTGCAATAAGTCATTCTATTACGTTAAGACAACCATTAAAGGCAAAAAAAGTAGGGAATTTCCCAGGCACGAAAGGGTCTTGGGCAGTAAATGGAACAACGGCAGATTGTGTCAAGCTTGCGTTAGAAGTGTTATTAAAAGATACTCCAGATTTTGTCTTTTCAGGCATTAATATGGGGCCAAATTTAGGAAGAGACCTTTACTATTCAGGAACCATAGCTGGTGCTGCGGAATCTTCATTGTATCAAGTCCCATCTATAGCTGTCTCATTAGATGCTTTTCATGATACAACAATAAAAGCAGGACAAGTTAAAAGCTTATTTTATGAGGTTGTAGAAGTTATTCTTCAAAATAAAATACCTAAAGGTGTTTTTCTTAACATAAATCTACCGAATATTCCTAAAGAGCTATGTGAAGGAGTTAGTATTGTACCTCTAGATATGGAATTATCAAGATATCGCTATGTGGGATTAAATGATCCGCATGGACAAGTTTATTATTGGCTTAAAGATGAGCTAGTATCGATACCATATCCACCAGAGACAAACGACTATGGAAAATTAAAGCAAGGTTTTGTCACTATTTCACCTATAACAATCAAAACATACGAAAAAAGAAAAATTGAACAAATTGAACGATGGTTTAAAAGTTTTAAATATAAACAGCATTCATAA